The window TCGTTGActgcaaacatttcttttgcggtcgGTTGCTctccatagaccattttgattccTCCCGGCGTAGGGAACTTTAGTGCCTGGTGTAGTATCGAGGGTactaccctcatgttgtgaaccctTAGCCTTCCGAAtaaggcgttatacctcatgtccccttcaaTCACATAGAATTTTGTATCTTGAATTGTCCCGGCGGTATTCACTGGTAAGGTTATTTCTCCCTTagtagtttcgcatgccatatttaATATATTCAACACCCAGACCGCCGGTACTATTTAATCTTGTAACCCCAACTGCTCGACGACCCTCAacctgatgatgttggccgagctgcctggatcaatcaacaAATGTTTAAGCCAAGATTTTTGGTAAGTACAGATAtcaccagtgcatcattatgaggctATACGATGCCTTCGGCATCCTCATTGTTAAACGAAATGGTTCCCTCCCGGATGTAATCTCTGGTGTGTTTCTCTCTCATAATTGAGACTTTAGTGCGCTTTATCATCGGTCCCTGGGGGAACCactccaatgatcatgttgatgacgtgttgaggttcttcttgctcgGTCTGTTTGTTATAGTCCCTGTTCctaaagtgatttttggctcgatcactcagaaattctcggAGATGCCCGTTCCTATGGCAATGAGTGCCAAGATATTTACACATCAGGTTAGGATCTCTCTTAGTAGGGTCGGactgcaatggtcgaggccacttggtttcCTTGATATGCCCAATGGCTGATACGATGTCGGTTGcatcaacgttgaagttatactccgataatctTGGTGCTTCCCTTCCCCCGAGCGGCCTATcgaaaccatttttgctcatcaGACCTCGGCTTTTGGGCCTTCGATCGCCTCTCTTTTTGTTCCTTGTAGTGTTGTGCCCGGACCCGTTTCCCCTTCGATCTGCATTGTATGGTTGGTACCGATCTCGGACCGGCCTTGATTCATGATCGACGACTCTCTTAGGCCTGTCGTTGGTTTTGATAGGATAGACGGACCCAGAATGGGCTCCGAGTTGGTCGTCCTTGACTTTAATTTTTGACTGGTACCTATtgtggacgtcggcccaagttacctCCGGGTACTCTACCAAGTTTTGTTTCAGCTGTTGCGAAGCCAAGGAACTTTGGGGGTTAAGTCCCTGAGTGAATtcctgaatggcccaatcatccgCAACTGGTGGTAAGTCCATCCATTCCATTTGAAATCTTGatacgaactccctgagcatctcgttgtccctTTGCTTAACCTTGAAAAGATCTGATATTCTGATCTTGACCTTGATGG is drawn from Nicotiana tomentosiformis chromosome 12, ASM39032v3, whole genome shotgun sequence and contains these coding sequences:
- the LOC104109684 gene encoding uncharacterized protein, coding for MSKWAMIWYHNLPPNSIDSFTMLTDAFVKAHVRSIKVKIRISDLFKVKQRDNEMLREFVSRFQMEWMDLPPVADDWAIQEFTQGLNPQSSLASQQLKQNLVEYPEVTWADVHNRYQSKIKVKDDQLGAHSGSVYPIKTNDRPKRVVDHESRPVRDRYQPYNADRRGNGSGHNTTRNKKRGDRRPKSRGLMSKNGFDRPLGGREAPRLSEYNFNVDATDIVSAIGHIKETKWPRPLQSDPTKRDPNLMCKYLGTHCHRNGHLREFLSDRAKNHFRNRDYNKQTEQEEPQHVINMIIGVVPPGTDDKAH